In one window of Scyliorhinus canicula chromosome 17, sScyCan1.1, whole genome shotgun sequence DNA:
- the LOC119952225 gene encoding gastrula zinc finger protein XlCGF7.1-like, whose translation MEKRWKCSDCQKGFIYPSQLEIHRRRHTGEKPFTCSDCGKKFIDSSALRKHLRIHTPETLFTCSDCGKGFIDSSTLLKHLRVHTGERPFLCSVCEKGFNQLSALQKHQRVHTGERPFTCSQCEKKFIDSSNLLKHQRVHTGERPFTCSDCGKGFSHSSNLLTHQRVHTGERPFTCSQCGKGFTQLTHLHTHQRVHKQ comes from the coding sequence ATGGAGAAACGCTGGAAATGTTCAGATTGTCAGAAGGGATTTATTTacccatcccagctggaaatcCATCGACGCCGCCAtaccggggagaagccattcacctgctctgattgtgggaagAAATTCATTGATTCATCTGCCCTGCGGAAACACCTGCGCATTCACACCCCGGAGAcactgttcacctgctccgattgtgggaaaggattcattgatTCGTCTACCCTGCTGAAACATctccgagttcacactggggagaggcctttcctctgctccgtgtgtgagaagggatttaaTCAGTTATCtgccctgcagaaacaccagcgagttcacaccggggagagaccattcacctgctctcaatgtgagaagaaattcattgattcatccaactTGCtaaaacaccagcgagttcacactggggagaggccgttcacctgctccgactgtgggaagggattcagtcattcatccaacctgctgacgcaccagcgagttcacactggggaaagaccgttcacctgctctcagtgtgggaagggattcactcagttaacccacctccacacacaccagcgagttcacaaacaATAG